A genomic region of Peptoniphilus sp. ING2-D1G contains the following coding sequences:
- a CDS encoding Hypothetical protein (High confidence in function and specificity), with protein MSTKGKNKIYLILILISILFSIYFLIGRYKAEMVYRNYEIVADYNEFSKLGYIREQTPVEYFTELKNNGVTTASFNELTIATMKSSPNYKIQTEIIGNDLLVKGDKKYLDIITKGLETLKDKRNIEVLGENEILIEGKPKDLVTYDIQAYDISKNLLGKADMKGSILEYVGLGYDEEAVDEIKSIEGMSVILRPIYLSSAQDSRLSMERFIKNLKDLNPNQSYIIFSGKEFYKNTKDDMKIQDDFTEFITEKNIALGLVEAANQRGHLDVDGINSVIKKDEVKKLRAFTTWDYLASQYDYKIPFHDAGQELANVYYRALSERNISTIFLSPFVKDQKIISDPELYGNVLSSLQSRMQDKGYTLGDAKPMGSWNVNSIYKIPVALGSVAASVLLLNIVFNVANILSLLILSAGAALALLFFGLGKMEELGNVLFNLNSIIVFPLISICYILKNYKSILIAKKDATFAKIFFKGAAILLMAILITMVGALHEIAFMSGTNYLVELNIFRGVKISQLLPLLFALIIYAAYIGFNRDPDESIRIKPGEIKDILITDVKIWHAVLGVLMFLVLVLFIIRGGNTNIEVPKLELFIRNLMEQYLPARPRTKSIIAGYPAIMLMIYIAYKNRAQVVGVVLTLLATIGMTNIVNTFSHIRTPLRISFMRVGVEYIVSLIISLIVLIIADLIRKGYESYIE; from the coding sequence ATGAGTACAAAAGGAAAAAATAAAATTTATCTAATATTGATATTAATATCAATATTATTTTCTATTTATTTTTTAATAGGAAGATATAAAGCTGAAATGGTATATAGAAATTATGAAATAGTTGCGGATTACAACGAGTTTTCAAAGCTTGGATACATAAGAGAGCAAACTCCCGTGGAGTATTTTACAGAACTAAAAAACAACGGAGTTACAACTGCATCCTTCAATGAATTGACCATAGCAACTATGAAATCTTCACCAAATTATAAAATCCAAACGGAAATAATAGGCAACGACCTCTTGGTAAAGGGCGATAAAAAATATCTGGATATTATAACAAAGGGATTAGAAACTCTGAAGGACAAAAGAAATATAGAAGTTTTAGGAGAAAATGAGATTTTAATAGAGGGCAAGCCGAAGGATCTTGTCACATATGATATTCAAGCCTATGACATCTCGAAGAACCTGTTGGGCAAGGCGGATATGAAGGGCTCAATACTTGAATATGTGGGTTTGGGGTATGATGAAGAAGCTGTTGATGAAATAAAATCAATTGAGGGAATGAGTGTGATTTTAAGGCCGATTTATTTATCAAGTGCCCAAGATTCGAGGCTCAGCATGGAAAGATTTATCAAAAATCTTAAAGATCTAAACCCGAATCAAAGTTATATTATTTTTTCCGGTAAAGAATTTTATAAAAACACGAAGGACGATATGAAAATACAGGATGATTTCACTGAGTTTATCACAGAAAAAAACATCGCTTTAGGACTTGTGGAAGCAGCAAATCAAAGAGGACATCTGGATGTTGACGGCATAAATTCAGTAATAAAAAAAGACGAGGTCAAAAAATTAAGGGCCTTCACCACATGGGATTATCTTGCATCGCAATACGACTATAAAATTCCCTTTCACGATGCGGGGCAAGAACTTGCCAATGTATATTACAGAGCGCTTTCTGAAAGAAATATCTCCACAATATTTTTAAGTCCCTTTGTTAAAGACCAAAAGATAATTTCAGATCCTGAACTTTACGGCAACGTGCTTTCATCCCTTCAATCGAGAATGCAGGATAAAGGCTATACCCTTGGAGATGCAAAACCCATGGGCAGTTGGAATGTAAATTCGATATATAAAATACCTGTGGCCTTAGGTTCGGTGGCAGCTTCAGTTTTGTTGCTTAATATAGTTTTTAATGTGGCTAACATTTTATCTCTGTTGATATTATCAGCAGGAGCGGCTCTGGCTCTGCTATTCTTCGGATTGGGCAAGATGGAAGAGTTGGGCAATGTGCTTTTTAATTTAAATTCAATAATAGTCTTTCCCTTGATTTCAATCTGCTATATACTAAAAAATTACAAATCAATTTTAATAGCAAAAAAAGATGCCACCTTTGCAAAGATATTTTTCAAGGGGGCGGCAATACTTCTAATGGCAATTTTAATCACCATGGTGGGAGCGTTGCACGAGATTGCTTTTATGAGCGGAACTAATTACTTAGTTGAGCTTAATATATTCAGAGGAGTTAAGATTTCACAACTTCTTCCTTTGCTCTTCGCTTTGATCATCTATGCAGCCTATATAGGATTTAACAGAGATCCCGATGAGAGCATAAGAATTAAACCCGGAGAAATAAAAGATATTTTAATTACGGATGTGAAAATTTGGCATGCGGTGTTGGGGGTTCTGATGTTTTTGGTCCTTGTCCTGTTTATAATAAGAGGTGGAAATACCAACATTGAAGTGCCGAAATTAGAATTGTTCATAAGAAATCTAATGGAGCAATATCTTCCGGCAAGGCCGAGAACAAAGAGCATAATTGCAGGTTATCCGGCGATAATGCTGATGATTTATATAGCATATAAAAACAGGGCGCAAGTTGTGGGAGTGGTGTTGACTTTACTTGCAACCATAGGCATGACAAATATAGTAAATACATTTTCGCACATAAGAACACCTTTAAGGATATCCTTTATGAGAGTGGGAGTTGAATACATCGTATCTCTAATAATATCTTTAATAGTCTTGATAATAGCTGATTTAATCAGAAAGGGGTACGAAAGCTACATTGAGTAA
- the csaB gene encoding pyruvyl-transferase (Pyruvyl-transferases are involved in peptidoglycan-associated polymer biosynthesis. CsaB in Bacillus anthracis is necessary for the non-covalent anchoring of proteins containing an SLH (S-layer homology) domain to peptidoglycan-associated pyruvylated polysaccharides. WcaK and AmsJ are involved in the biosynthesis of colanic acid in Escherichia coli and of amylovoran in Erwinia amylovora; High confidence in function and specificity), whose translation MVSGYYGYNNIGDEAILKGLVDAITSISDAKLVVLSKNPDWTTTKYQVESADRSDLFTVIREIRKADMVLSGGGSLLQDVTSKKSILYYLGILFLAILFNKKTMIYSQGIGPIKLKRNRILTKYILSKVDFINVRDNQSHRELKELGINRDVLVTTDTVFGIKKIESAKGRQILDSIGVPRNRINICMCIMNWKNYGAQTADKISRLIEKIFKERPDVNIILVPFFYHVDLEIERKIFNRLSCVFDHLYIVEDYLHVNEYLSLISNMDMMVSMRLHGLIFATLTGAYPIGISYDPKIDGFIKELDRVQRYYVEDFDENALAEEVLHSIENLDELKEDTKSHLDKFYKLASIHNEAVLKVLNE comes from the coding sequence TTGGTATCAGGGTACTACGGCTACAACAACATAGGAGATGAAGCGATTCTCAAAGGATTGGTTGATGCAATAACATCGATATCCGATGCTAAACTTGTTGTACTGTCGAAAAACCCCGATTGGACTACAACTAAATATCAAGTGGAAAGTGCAGACAGATCCGATTTATTCACCGTAATCAGAGAAATCAGAAAAGCGGACATGGTTTTATCGGGCGGAGGTTCCCTGCTTCAAGATGTAACAAGCAAAAAATCCATTCTGTACTACTTGGGTATATTGTTTTTGGCAATTCTTTTCAATAAAAAGACAATGATTTATTCCCAAGGAATAGGCCCTATAAAACTAAAAAGAAACAGAATTTTGACAAAGTATATTTTATCCAAAGTTGATTTTATAAATGTAAGAGATAATCAATCCCACAGAGAATTAAAGGAATTGGGAATAAACAGAGATGTTTTGGTGACGACGGATACGGTTTTCGGGATAAAAAAAATAGAGTCTGCCAAAGGTAGACAAATCCTCGATTCAATAGGTGTTCCAAGAAACAGAATAAACATATGTATGTGCATTATGAATTGGAAAAATTACGGAGCACAAACCGCCGATAAAATTTCAAGACTTATTGAAAAAATCTTTAAAGAAAGACCCGATGTAAACATTATATTGGTGCCTTTTTTTTACCATGTGGATTTGGAAATTGAAAGAAAAATATTCAACAGACTGTCCTGTGTATTCGACCATTTGTACATTGTGGAGGATTATCTGCATGTAAATGAATATCTGTCTTTAATTTCAAATATGGACATGATGGTTTCCATGAGACTTCACGGTCTGATTTTTGCCACGCTTACAGGAGCCTATCCCATAGGAATAAGCTATGACCCGAAGATAGACGGATTCATAAAGGAATTGGACAGAGTTCAGAGGTATTACGTTGAAGATTTTGACGAAAACGCACTGGCTGAAGAAGTACTTCATTCAATTGAAAATTTGGATGAATTAAAAGAGGATACAAAATCTCATTTAGACAAATTTTATAAATTAGCATCCATACACAACGAAGCTGTTTTAAAAGTTTTAAATGAATAG